A stretch of the Capsicum annuum cultivar UCD-10X-F1 chromosome 8, UCD10Xv1.1, whole genome shotgun sequence genome encodes the following:
- the LOC107879196 gene encoding phosphate transporter PHO1 homolog 10-like isoform X3, protein MGDLVTNHTSFLGYYGNKHDFMVIIPYHGKLLSKQAVSDINYKRKGDIENQESEIGKNHHENSTNLWNGNLFIPAEIGQKEKSFFEKLDNELEKVNSFYKVQVEEAKDEAAALGKQMDALIALRKKVKEKDRKGDKATNAASSKVTSPSRASSEEKKQLDFKEEVDKFGENIIKPVSSNNNIDPSLYEHGRTPSDVLECVNIQHTSGGPKSSIERLLLATAEKECSFSREELKEVEVKLKKAFVELYQKLRHLNQYSFINLSAFSVILEKYEKITSRKVKRSYMKFVDSSYIGSSDEVNNLLNKVEATFVKHFSNSEQGDAIKLLTPKRKREKCSVRFVSGFFCGFSIALIMAVVLIIKTRKLLDKEEATVYLDSIFPLYSFYGYIILRILFGAANIYLWRSYRINYLFILGFYPGTELHHKEVFLLASGLSVLVLTGCLVQLHIRMDSRIQDYETV, encoded by the exons ATGGGGGATTTAGTAACAAATCATACATCATTTTTAGGATACTACGGAAACAAACATGATTTTATGGTAATCATACCATACCATGGAAAACTACTTTCCAAACAAGCTGTTAGTGACATAAACTACAAGAGGAAAGGAGATATTGAGAATCAAGAAAGTGAAATTGGGAAAAACCACCATGAAAATTCGACAAATTTGTGGAATGGAAATTTGTTTATACCAGCTGAAATAGGACAAAAGGAGAAGTCATTTTTCGAAAAATTGGATAATGAGCTTGAAAAAGTTAATAGCTTTTACAAGGTCCAAGTAGAAGAAGCAAAGGATGAAGCAGCTGCCTTGGGCAAACAAATGGATGCTTTAATTGCTCTCCggaaaaaggtaaaagaaaaagatagaaaggGAGACAAAGCTACTAATGCAGCATCCTCAAAGGTTACTTCTCCAAGCAGGGCGTCGAGTGAAG AGAAAAAACAGCTAGACTTCAAAGAAGAAGTGGACAAGTTCGGTGAGAATATCATAAAACCGGTTTCTTCAAACAATAATATAGATCCTTCACTATATGAACATGGACGTACTCCCTCAGATGTTCTTGAATGTGTCAATATTCAACATACGTCCGGCGGTCCAAAATCATCGATAGAAAGACTATTGCTTGCTACCGCAGAGAAAGAGTGTAGCTTCAGTCGAGAAGAGCTAAAGGAGGTTGAAGTAAAGTTGAAAAAGGCCTTTGTTGAATTATACCAGAAACTTCGCCACCTAAATCAGTACAG TTTTATAAACCTCTCAGCATTTTCTGTGATCctggaaaaatatgaaaag ATTACTTCAAGAAAAGTGAAGAGATCGTACATGAAATTCGTGGATAGCTCCTATATTGGAAGTTCTGATGAG GTTAATAATCTTTTGAACAAGGTAGAAGCAACATTTGTCAAGCACTTCTCCAATTCTGAGCAGGGGGACGCCATCAAATTATTAACGCCaaaaaggaaaagagagaaaTGCAGTGTACGGTTTGTTTCAG GATTCTTCTGTGGATTCTCGATTGCTCTAATTATGGCTGTTGTGTTGATCATAAAAACAAGAAAGTTGTTGGACAAGGAGGAGGCTACTGTGTATTTGGATAGCATCTTTCCCCTTTACAG TTTCTACGGTTACATCATCTTGCGTATACTTTTTGGTGCTGCAAATATATACCTATGGAGGTCCTACAGAATCAACTACTTGTTTATACTAGGATTCTATCCAGGAACCGAATTACACCACAAGGAAGTTTTCCTTTTAGCCTCTGGTCTTTCAGTTCTTGTACTCACTGGTTGCCTGGTACAACTGCATATCAGGATGGACTCGAGGATCCAAGATTATGAAAC GGTTTAG
- the LOC107879196 gene encoding phosphate transporter PHO1 homolog 10-like isoform X2 yields MGDLVTNHTSFLGYYGNKHDFMVIIPYHGKLLSKQAVSDINYKRKGDIENQESEIGKNHHENSTNLWNGNLFIPAEIGQKEKSFFEKLDNELEKVNSFYKVQVEEAKDEAAALGKQMDALIALRKKVKEKDRKGDKATNAASSKVTSPSRASSEEKKQLDFKEEVDKFGENIIKPVSSNNNIDPSLYEHGRTPSDVLECVNIQHTSGGPKSSIERLLLATAEKECSFSREELKEVEVKLKKAFVELYQKLRHLNQYSFINLSAFSVILEKYEKITSRKVKRSYMKFVDSSYIGSSDEVNNLLNKVEATFVKHFSNSEQGDAIKLLTPKRKREKCSVRFVSGFFCGFSIALIMAVVLIIKTRKLLDKEEATVYLDSIFPLYSFYGYIILRILFGAANIYLWRSYRINYLFILGFYPGTELHHKEVFLLASGLSVLVLTGCLVQLHIRMDSRIQDYETSI; encoded by the exons ATGGGGGATTTAGTAACAAATCATACATCATTTTTAGGATACTACGGAAACAAACATGATTTTATGGTAATCATACCATACCATGGAAAACTACTTTCCAAACAAGCTGTTAGTGACATAAACTACAAGAGGAAAGGAGATATTGAGAATCAAGAAAGTGAAATTGGGAAAAACCACCATGAAAATTCGACAAATTTGTGGAATGGAAATTTGTTTATACCAGCTGAAATAGGACAAAAGGAGAAGTCATTTTTCGAAAAATTGGATAATGAGCTTGAAAAAGTTAATAGCTTTTACAAGGTCCAAGTAGAAGAAGCAAAGGATGAAGCAGCTGCCTTGGGCAAACAAATGGATGCTTTAATTGCTCTCCggaaaaaggtaaaagaaaaagatagaaaggGAGACAAAGCTACTAATGCAGCATCCTCAAAGGTTACTTCTCCAAGCAGGGCGTCGAGTGAAG AGAAAAAACAGCTAGACTTCAAAGAAGAAGTGGACAAGTTCGGTGAGAATATCATAAAACCGGTTTCTTCAAACAATAATATAGATCCTTCACTATATGAACATGGACGTACTCCCTCAGATGTTCTTGAATGTGTCAATATTCAACATACGTCCGGCGGTCCAAAATCATCGATAGAAAGACTATTGCTTGCTACCGCAGAGAAAGAGTGTAGCTTCAGTCGAGAAGAGCTAAAGGAGGTTGAAGTAAAGTTGAAAAAGGCCTTTGTTGAATTATACCAGAAACTTCGCCACCTAAATCAGTACAG TTTTATAAACCTCTCAGCATTTTCTGTGATCctggaaaaatatgaaaag ATTACTTCAAGAAAAGTGAAGAGATCGTACATGAAATTCGTGGATAGCTCCTATATTGGAAGTTCTGATGAG GTTAATAATCTTTTGAACAAGGTAGAAGCAACATTTGTCAAGCACTTCTCCAATTCTGAGCAGGGGGACGCCATCAAATTATTAACGCCaaaaaggaaaagagagaaaTGCAGTGTACGGTTTGTTTCAG GATTCTTCTGTGGATTCTCGATTGCTCTAATTATGGCTGTTGTGTTGATCATAAAAACAAGAAAGTTGTTGGACAAGGAGGAGGCTACTGTGTATTTGGATAGCATCTTTCCCCTTTACAG TTTCTACGGTTACATCATCTTGCGTATACTTTTTGGTGCTGCAAATATATACCTATGGAGGTCCTACAGAATCAACTACTTGTTTATACTAGGATTCTATCCAGGAACCGAATTACACCACAAGGAAGTTTTCCTTTTAGCCTCTGGTCTTTCAGTTCTTGTACTCACTGGTTGCCTGGTACAACTGCATATCAGGATGGACTCGAGGATCCAAGATTATGAAAC GTCAATATGA
- the LOC107879196 gene encoding phosphate transporter PHO1 homolog 3-like isoform X1 codes for MGDLVTNHTSFLGYYGNKHDFMVIIPYHGKLLSKQAVSDINYKRKGDIENQESEIGKNHHENSTNLWNGNLFIPAEIGQKEKSFFEKLDNELEKVNSFYKVQVEEAKDEAAALGKQMDALIALRKKVKEKDRKGDKATNAASSKVTSPSRASSEEKKQLDFKEEVDKFGENIIKPVSSNNNIDPSLYEHGRTPSDVLECVNIQHTSGGPKSSIERLLLATAEKECSFSREELKEVEVKLKKAFVELYQKLRHLNQYSFINLSAFSVILEKYEKITSRKVKRSYMKFVDSSYIGSSDEVNNLLNKVEATFVKHFSNSEQGDAIKLLTPKRKREKCSVRFVSGFFCGFSIALIMAVVLIIKTRKLLDKEEATVYLDSIFPLYSFYGYIILRILFGAANIYLWRSYRINYLFILGFYPGTELHHKEVFLLASGLSVLVLTGCLVQLHIRMDSRIQDYETYVELVPLGLLIVRFYTIKSNPG; via the exons ATGGGGGATTTAGTAACAAATCATACATCATTTTTAGGATACTACGGAAACAAACATGATTTTATGGTAATCATACCATACCATGGAAAACTACTTTCCAAACAAGCTGTTAGTGACATAAACTACAAGAGGAAAGGAGATATTGAGAATCAAGAAAGTGAAATTGGGAAAAACCACCATGAAAATTCGACAAATTTGTGGAATGGAAATTTGTTTATACCAGCTGAAATAGGACAAAAGGAGAAGTCATTTTTCGAAAAATTGGATAATGAGCTTGAAAAAGTTAATAGCTTTTACAAGGTCCAAGTAGAAGAAGCAAAGGATGAAGCAGCTGCCTTGGGCAAACAAATGGATGCTTTAATTGCTCTCCggaaaaaggtaaaagaaaaagatagaaaggGAGACAAAGCTACTAATGCAGCATCCTCAAAGGTTACTTCTCCAAGCAGGGCGTCGAGTGAAG AGAAAAAACAGCTAGACTTCAAAGAAGAAGTGGACAAGTTCGGTGAGAATATCATAAAACCGGTTTCTTCAAACAATAATATAGATCCTTCACTATATGAACATGGACGTACTCCCTCAGATGTTCTTGAATGTGTCAATATTCAACATACGTCCGGCGGTCCAAAATCATCGATAGAAAGACTATTGCTTGCTACCGCAGAGAAAGAGTGTAGCTTCAGTCGAGAAGAGCTAAAGGAGGTTGAAGTAAAGTTGAAAAAGGCCTTTGTTGAATTATACCAGAAACTTCGCCACCTAAATCAGTACAG TTTTATAAACCTCTCAGCATTTTCTGTGATCctggaaaaatatgaaaag ATTACTTCAAGAAAAGTGAAGAGATCGTACATGAAATTCGTGGATAGCTCCTATATTGGAAGTTCTGATGAG GTTAATAATCTTTTGAACAAGGTAGAAGCAACATTTGTCAAGCACTTCTCCAATTCTGAGCAGGGGGACGCCATCAAATTATTAACGCCaaaaaggaaaagagagaaaTGCAGTGTACGGTTTGTTTCAG GATTCTTCTGTGGATTCTCGATTGCTCTAATTATGGCTGTTGTGTTGATCATAAAAACAAGAAAGTTGTTGGACAAGGAGGAGGCTACTGTGTATTTGGATAGCATCTTTCCCCTTTACAG TTTCTACGGTTACATCATCTTGCGTATACTTTTTGGTGCTGCAAATATATACCTATGGAGGTCCTACAGAATCAACTACTTGTTTATACTAGGATTCTATCCAGGAACCGAATTACACCACAAGGAAGTTTTCCTTTTAGCCTCTGGTCTTTCAGTTCTTGTACTCACTGGTTGCCTGGTACAACTGCATATCAGGATGGACTCGAGGATCCAAGATTATGAAACGTATGTTGAACTGGTTCCGTTGGGATTACTTATTGTGAGATTTTATACAATTAAGTCGAATCCCGGATGA
- the LOC107839097 gene encoding proline-rich receptor-like protein kinase PERK1 isoform X1 has protein sequence MPPHSPSPSPSPSTKNVNNTSLATPKPPPTVVNFSHSPLSPSPSPSPFPSSSGDAKLKPIIDDKVVIYPPPRAMFSPPLATPIPVVLSPPPPVTALLYPVNETSHIKVQSASSSSSTSIGAVVGISVGVTGAFFIVAVIIFFVCYRNKMRSGKLHDHETPRSKVDSSDDLYHVLRQSFKQQNVVNGSPVSPKEVTPFRPLHCFDNNAHSNSPNLDADNHFSSKDHIVALAVSGGHFTYEELWSATSGFSTSNLLGEGGFGYVHKGVLPTGREIAVKQLKVGSHQGEREFQAEVETVSRVHHKHLVSLVGYCMTGIKRLLVYEFVSNRTLEYHLHEAALSCMEWASRIKIAIGSAKGLAYLHEDCNPTIIHRDIKAANILLDSNFEAKVADFGLAKLLSDSNHHNKHVSTRVVGTFGYLAPEYAQSGKASDKSDIFSFGVMLLELITGRPPIISTESSACSSLATWAWPLLRRVLDDGKFDTLVDPCLGKNYNSEEMANMVACAAACVRHSAWRRPRMSQVVRALEGNASILDFDEENRPGQSTICDFDYDGSKFFKNLKKSSTNL, from the exons ATGCCTCCACACTCACCGTCACCGTCACCGTCACCGTCGACGAAAAATGTTAACAACACTTCACTAGCCACTCCTAAACCGCCGCCAACCGTCGTTAACTTCTCACATTCACCACTATCGCCGTCGCCGTCGCCGTCGCCGTTTCCATCATCGTCGGGGGACGCAAAGTTAAAGCCAATAATTGATGATAAAGTGGTGATATATCCACCGCCGCGAGCGATGTTTAGTCCGCCGTTAGCGACGCCGATTCCGGTAGTTTTATCACCACCGCCGCCAGTAACAGCGTTACTGTATCCTGTGAATGAAACTTCGCATATTAAAGTTCAATCGGCGTCGTCGTCGTCAAGTACATCAATTGGAGCTGTAGTTGGAATTTCTGTAGGTGTTACTGGAGCTTTCTTCATTGTCGCTGTTATTATATTCTTCGTTTGTTACAGGAATAAGATGCGAAGTGGAAAGTTACATGATCATGAAACTCCACGGTCAAAAG TTGATTCATCAGATGACCTGTACCATGTTCTGCGTCAAAGTTTTAAACAGCAAAATGTAGTGAATGGTTCTCCTGTTTCCCCAAAGGAAGTGACACCATTCCGCCCACTTCACTGCTTTGACAATAATGCTCATTCCAATTCCCCCAATTTGGACGCTGACAATCATTTTTCATCAAAAGACCACATAGTGGCTTTAGCTGTTTCGGGTGGCCATTTCACATATGAAGAGCTGTGGTCAGCAACTAGTGGATTCTCTACGTCCAACCTTCTAGGTGAAGGTGGATTTGGGTATGTACACAAAGGAGTCCTCCCAACAGGAAGAGAGATTGCAGTTAAACAGTTGAAGGTTGGTAGCCATCAAGGGGAGCGTGAATTTCAAGCAGAAGTAGAGACTGTTAGCCGAGTGCATCACAAACATCTTGTGTCTTTGGTTGGATACTGCATGACTGGAATAAAGAGGTTGCTTGTTTACGAGTTTGTCTCCAACAGGACCTTAGAGTATCATTTACATG AGGCAGCGCTATCCTGTATGGAATGGGCATCTAGGATAAAAATTGCTATAGGGTCAGCCAAAGGATTGGCCTATCTGCATGAAGACT GTAACCCCACTATCATTCATCGTGATATCAAGGCAGCTAATATTCTTCTTGATTCTAACTTCGAAGCTAAG GTTGCAGACTTTGGACTAGCCAAGTTGTTATCTGATTCAAACCATCACAATAAGCATGTCTCCACTAGAGTGGTGGGAACTTTTGG GTATCTGGCCCCAGAATATGCACAGAGTGGGAAGGCCTCGGATAAGTCGGACATCTTTTCCTTTGGAGTCATGCTTCTGGAGTTAATTACAGGGCGCCCACCTATAATCTCAACCGAATCCTCCGCATGCAGCAGCTTGGCCACATGG GCATGGCCTTTGCTTAGAAGAGTGTTGGACGATGGAAAGTTTGACACACTAGTGGATCCATGTTTGGGAAAAAATTACAACAGTGAAGAGATGGCTAACATGGTTGCTTGTGCTGCTGCTTGTGTGCGTCATTCGGCGTGGAGAAGACCCCGAATGAGTCAG GTAGTTCGAGCTTTAGAAGGCAATGCCTCTATCCTGGACTTTGATGAGGAAAACAGACCAGGACAGAGTACCATTTGTGACTTTGATTACGATGGAAGCAAGTTTTTTAAGAACTTAAAGAAATCCAGCACAAACCTTTGA
- the LOC107839097 gene encoding proline-rich receptor-like protein kinase PERK1 isoform X2 has protein sequence MPPHSPSPSPSPSTKNVNNTSLATPKPPPTVVNFSHSPLSPSPSPSPFPSSSGDAKLKPIIDDKVVIYPPPRAMFSPPLATPIPVVLSPPPPVTALLYPVNETSHIKVQSASSSSSTSIGAVVGISVGVTGAFFIVAVIIFFVCYRNKMRSGKLHDHETPRSKDDLYHVLRQSFKQQNVVNGSPVSPKEVTPFRPLHCFDNNAHSNSPNLDADNHFSSKDHIVALAVSGGHFTYEELWSATSGFSTSNLLGEGGFGYVHKGVLPTGREIAVKQLKVGSHQGEREFQAEVETVSRVHHKHLVSLVGYCMTGIKRLLVYEFVSNRTLEYHLHEAALSCMEWASRIKIAIGSAKGLAYLHEDCNPTIIHRDIKAANILLDSNFEAKVADFGLAKLLSDSNHHNKHVSTRVVGTFGYLAPEYAQSGKASDKSDIFSFGVMLLELITGRPPIISTESSACSSLATWAWPLLRRVLDDGKFDTLVDPCLGKNYNSEEMANMVACAAACVRHSAWRRPRMSQVVRALEGNASILDFDEENRPGQSTICDFDYDGSKFFKNLKKSSTNL, from the exons ATGCCTCCACACTCACCGTCACCGTCACCGTCACCGTCGACGAAAAATGTTAACAACACTTCACTAGCCACTCCTAAACCGCCGCCAACCGTCGTTAACTTCTCACATTCACCACTATCGCCGTCGCCGTCGCCGTCGCCGTTTCCATCATCGTCGGGGGACGCAAAGTTAAAGCCAATAATTGATGATAAAGTGGTGATATATCCACCGCCGCGAGCGATGTTTAGTCCGCCGTTAGCGACGCCGATTCCGGTAGTTTTATCACCACCGCCGCCAGTAACAGCGTTACTGTATCCTGTGAATGAAACTTCGCATATTAAAGTTCAATCGGCGTCGTCGTCGTCAAGTACATCAATTGGAGCTGTAGTTGGAATTTCTGTAGGTGTTACTGGAGCTTTCTTCATTGTCGCTGTTATTATATTCTTCGTTTGTTACAGGAATAAGATGCGAAGTGGAAAGTTACATGATCATGAAACTCCACGGTCAAAAG ATGACCTGTACCATGTTCTGCGTCAAAGTTTTAAACAGCAAAATGTAGTGAATGGTTCTCCTGTTTCCCCAAAGGAAGTGACACCATTCCGCCCACTTCACTGCTTTGACAATAATGCTCATTCCAATTCCCCCAATTTGGACGCTGACAATCATTTTTCATCAAAAGACCACATAGTGGCTTTAGCTGTTTCGGGTGGCCATTTCACATATGAAGAGCTGTGGTCAGCAACTAGTGGATTCTCTACGTCCAACCTTCTAGGTGAAGGTGGATTTGGGTATGTACACAAAGGAGTCCTCCCAACAGGAAGAGAGATTGCAGTTAAACAGTTGAAGGTTGGTAGCCATCAAGGGGAGCGTGAATTTCAAGCAGAAGTAGAGACTGTTAGCCGAGTGCATCACAAACATCTTGTGTCTTTGGTTGGATACTGCATGACTGGAATAAAGAGGTTGCTTGTTTACGAGTTTGTCTCCAACAGGACCTTAGAGTATCATTTACATG AGGCAGCGCTATCCTGTATGGAATGGGCATCTAGGATAAAAATTGCTATAGGGTCAGCCAAAGGATTGGCCTATCTGCATGAAGACT GTAACCCCACTATCATTCATCGTGATATCAAGGCAGCTAATATTCTTCTTGATTCTAACTTCGAAGCTAAG GTTGCAGACTTTGGACTAGCCAAGTTGTTATCTGATTCAAACCATCACAATAAGCATGTCTCCACTAGAGTGGTGGGAACTTTTGG GTATCTGGCCCCAGAATATGCACAGAGTGGGAAGGCCTCGGATAAGTCGGACATCTTTTCCTTTGGAGTCATGCTTCTGGAGTTAATTACAGGGCGCCCACCTATAATCTCAACCGAATCCTCCGCATGCAGCAGCTTGGCCACATGG GCATGGCCTTTGCTTAGAAGAGTGTTGGACGATGGAAAGTTTGACACACTAGTGGATCCATGTTTGGGAAAAAATTACAACAGTGAAGAGATGGCTAACATGGTTGCTTGTGCTGCTGCTTGTGTGCGTCATTCGGCGTGGAGAAGACCCCGAATGAGTCAG GTAGTTCGAGCTTTAGAAGGCAATGCCTCTATCCTGGACTTTGATGAGGAAAACAGACCAGGACAGAGTACCATTTGTGACTTTGATTACGATGGAAGCAAGTTTTTTAAGAACTTAAAGAAATCCAGCACAAACCTTTGA